The nucleotide window TGACGATTTAGGTGATGCTGGTAATGATGGTACCCTTGACCAAGATCCAGACAACAATATAGATGTAACGGCTGGGAATTACAGAGTAAGAATAGACTTAAACGACAACAGCTATCTACTAAATAGAATTAATTAATTTAAATTTTATTTAACGTTTAAAAGGACTACTTGAAAATCCTAAATAAGTGATTTCCAGTTAGTCCTTTTTTTAAAAAAAAGAATTATGAAAAAGTATTACTCAATAATATTAACATTAGTGGGCTTCACTCTTTCCTATGGTCAAGTCACAATCAGTCCAGATCCATTCGAGGTAGATGAAAGCATCACAATCACATTAAACACTAATAGCAGCGCCACAGACTGTAACGGTTTTAGTAATCCAACAAAAGTGTACATGCATTCTGGAGTTGGTGATGGTAACAATGCATTTGGCATAAGTGTTATCGGAAACTGGGGACAAGATGACGGTGTTGGTGAGATGACAAACGAAGGTGGTGGCATTTACTCCATAACTATAGTGCCAGAAACTTATTACAATCTTACGCCTCAGCAAGTGTCTAACGTTATACAGATGGGGATGGTTTTTAGAAATGAAGATGGCTCACAAGAATACAAAGCCAGTGGCTGTCAAGATTTTATATTTCAAGTGGGATCATTTCAGGTAAGCCTGAGTGCACCGACTCAAGATACAACCATTATTAATTCTGGGGACAATTTTAATATAGCAGCAAGTAACATTGGCGGTAATGCTAGTTATACCCTAACAGCCAACGGATCAGTTATTAATTCTAACCCAAGTACTGCTAACTATTCCTACACAGCCACAAATATTACAACTAACACCTCTTACGAATTAACTGCGGTTTTAGATGGGACAACCATAACACGGAGTTTTAGTGTTATTGTAGATCCAGGTTCCATTCTTGGGTTTATGACAGAGAATTACCACGAAGGTATTAATTACGTTGATGATAACACCGTTGTATTAGTGCTTTATGCTACTGGTAAAGATTTTGTTTACGTAGCTGGAAGTTTCAATAACTATCAACCTGACTTAAGCTATGCCATGAAACGTGATTTTTCACGTAACTTGTTTTGGCTAGAAATTACGGGTCTAACACCAGGACAAATTGAAACCTTTGAATACTGGGTAGGAGATAAAACACCTGCAACAAATTCTCCTTCAATTGTATATGTTGCAGATCCCTACTCAACACTAGTATTATCAGAATTCGATGATCCTTGGATACCAGCTTCAACATATCCTAATCTCCCTTCTTTTCCGCAAGAGGCAGCAGGTTTTGAGGTATCAGTCTTAGAAACTGGACAAACACCCTATAATTGGCAAGTCCCTGACTTTACAAAGCCTAAAAAAGAGGATTTAATAGTTTATGAAGTTTTAGTTAGAGATTTTGATGCAGACAGAAATTATCAAGACTTAATTGATAAAATCGATTATTTTAAAAATTTAAATATCAATGCAATTCACCTAATGCCTGTAATGGAATTCGAAGGCAATGAAAGTTGGGGATATAACACTTCTTATCATATGGCACTCGATAAGTTCTACGGAACACCTGATAAGCTAAAGGAGTTTATCGATCTATGTCATCAAAACGGAATCGCCGTAATCTTAGACTTGGTACTAAATCATGCCTTTGGTCGCTCTCCAATGGTTAGAATGTGGATGAGTGATCCCGACGGTAACGGTTTTGGTGATCCAACCTCTCAGAATCCATACTTTAACCTTCAAGCAACCCACAGTTACAGTGT belongs to Winogradskyella sp. J14-2 and includes:
- a CDS encoding alpha-amylase family glycosyl hydrolase, which gives rise to MKKYYSIILTLVGFTLSYGQVTISPDPFEVDESITITLNTNSSATDCNGFSNPTKVYMHSGVGDGNNAFGISVIGNWGQDDGVGEMTNEGGGIYSITIVPETYYNLTPQQVSNVIQMGMVFRNEDGSQEYKASGCQDFIFQVGSFQVSLSAPTQDTTIINSGDNFNIAASNIGGNASYTLTANGSVINSNPSTANYSYTATNITTNTSYELTAVLDGTTITRSFSVIVDPGSILGFMTENYHEGINYVDDNTVVLVLYATGKDFVYVAGSFNNYQPDLSYAMKRDFSRNLFWLEITGLTPGQIETFEYWVGDKTPATNSPSIVYVADPYSTLVLSEFDDPWIPASTYPNLPSFPQEAAGFEVSVLETGQTPYNWQVPDFTKPKKEDLIVYEVLVRDFDADRNYQDLIDKIDYFKNLNINAIHLMPVMEFEGNESWGYNTSYHMALDKFYGTPDKLKEFIDLCHQNGIAVILDLVLNHAFGRSPMVRMWMSDPDGNGFGDPTSQNPYFNLQATHSYSVGYDYNHQNNVVKNYVKRVIKHWIEEYNIDGFRWDLTKGFTQNCSPGNEGCTNTYQQDRVDVLKEYADYSWSIDDDHYVIFEHLGSENEEKEWANYRYSEGKGVMMWGKMTDPYNELTMGQNGNKNINGIGHKSRSSFDGPRVLGYPESHDEERLMYKNLQFGNTSNSSHNVQDLNTALSRMSALAAVSVMVPGPKMIWHFGDLGMENSIFTCNNGTVNLPGGGDGDCKLDTKPQPQWVNNWLTDAIRGQIYEDWSKLHKLKIEEPVFEGDYTMSSGDFTPRIDIFDTAIPATELRNVIILANFDVNTQTVNTNFPAGVTTTWYDLMDPTGNTTVSNSTATISLPAGQFRILGNQPSNVLSIDDQTQSVFSIYPNPTQSSFNINSNVSDIEIYDLTGKMVKSFRGNFTKNDTFNISSLNTGMYIVKVEDGNNKTRTTKLVKL